In one window of Photobacterium leiognathi DNA:
- a CDS encoding SRPBCC family protein encodes MPQISRSALVPFSAQQMFELVNDVESYPAFLPGCAGSKIIECSSDHMMASVDVSKAGIRKTFVTHNKLVDFNQINMQLVDGPFRKLVGGWTFTELDATACKIELNLEFEFTSSLIDAAFGKIFRDLTSNMVQAFTQRAKEIYAF; translated from the coding sequence ATGCCGCAGATTAGTCGCTCTGCACTTGTTCCGTTTAGTGCCCAGCAAATGTTTGAATTGGTTAATGATGTTGAATCCTATCCTGCGTTCTTACCGGGATGTGCTGGCAGTAAAATTATTGAATGTTCATCAGATCATATGATGGCGTCGGTTGATGTATCGAAAGCGGGCATCCGTAAAACATTTGTGACGCATAATAAGCTGGTTGATTTTAATCAGATCAACATGCAGCTAGTAGACGGTCCTTTCCGTAAACTTGTTGGTGGTTGGACTTTTACTGAGCTTGACGCTACGGCATGTAAGATCGAATTGAATTTAGAATTTGAATTTACCAGCAGCTTAATTGATGCGGCTTTTGGTAAGATTTTCCGCGACTTGACCAGTAATATGGTTCAGGCGTTCACTCAACGAGCAAAAGAAATTTATGCATTCTGA
- a CDS encoding RnfH family protein, with product MHSDQSLIHVEVVYALPNVQRVLKLAVVADTPIQEIIEQSGILAMYPEIDLKKNKVGIYSRNVKLDSTAREGDRIEIYRPLVADPREIRRKRAEQAKLSAE from the coding sequence ATGCATTCTGATCAATCGCTAATCCATGTTGAGGTCGTTTACGCATTACCCAATGTACAGCGAGTTTTAAAGCTAGCTGTTGTTGCTGATACGCCGATACAGGAAATTATTGAACAATCTGGTATTTTAGCTATGTATCCTGAGATTGACTTAAAGAAAAATAAAGTCGGGATATATAGTCGTAATGTGAAATTAGACAGTACAGCAAGAGAAGGGGATAGAATTGAGATCTATCGTCCGTTAGTGGCAGATCCTCGTGAGATCCGTCGTAAACGTGCTGAGCAAGCCAAACTTAGTGCTGAATAG